In the Novosphingobium sp. 9 genome, one interval contains:
- a CDS encoding TonB-dependent receptor plug domain-containing protein, with translation MTFKNALVLAATSGFALAQAQVVHAQTAPAATDAGDEIVVTGTRTEGRSKLDSASPVDVITANDLKQQGTTELATALANSVPSIDFPRPSGTDGTDAIRPATLRGMSPDQTLVLINGVRAHTSAMLNINGSVGRGSSAVDLNTIPSTALQSIEVLRDGASAQYGSDAIAGVVNLRLREADHGGGATVTYGMYDTDVDTARDSRHVNGEGTITAAGWQGLKLGNDGFITISGEYSHRDATSRGDVDPRLSTPVVDSRFGDPEAASYSGYVNAAKPLGDVWTLYAFGGYQYRNSTSAAFPRLASAMSAYDLEDIYPDGFLPLINSHSKDMTATGGLRGEIAGWKTDINVSYGRNRIDYWTRNSANYTYGADTQTDFYDGALIYDQLVAGADFSKEFNVFQSLNVAWGVEGRRESYQIKAGEPASYDYGTEYPNATAGAQGFTGFSPDNAIDKHRTNGSIYADIEAQVTNKLFIGLAGRGEDYSDFGKTATGKLSARYDFSPSFAIRGTASTGFRAPSLAQQYFTSIASVIDTTTNDTVLTGTFPSTSSVGEALGGKALKPEKSTNLSAGFVFRTGGFSLTVDGYRIHVRDQIGLSELLYASTNAEVAALLQPYGVSAARFFINGLASTTQGIDAVAHYKWNTDKAGTFDFTLAGNVNQIKVTKVPTQTSTVTTATLFARTRILTMEEGTPGEKVTGTMVWSKGKIGLTARETYYGNVVEPGSTAASDLDTGKKFITDLELRYQPTDSALQLAFGANNVFDVYPKKVPASLNSTGVVAFPYYSPFGYNGRYLYVRASLNW, from the coding sequence ATGACGTTCAAGAACGCTCTGGTGCTGGCAGCCACTTCCGGCTTCGCCCTGGCCCAGGCTCAGGTGGTCCACGCGCAAACTGCGCCCGCAGCCACTGACGCTGGAGACGAAATCGTCGTTACCGGCACCCGTACCGAAGGCCGCTCGAAGCTCGACAGCGCTTCGCCCGTCGACGTGATTACGGCCAACGATCTCAAGCAGCAGGGCACCACCGAACTCGCGACCGCACTCGCGAACTCGGTTCCCTCGATCGACTTCCCGCGCCCCTCGGGCACCGACGGTACTGACGCGATCCGTCCTGCCACTTTGCGCGGTATGTCGCCCGATCAGACGCTCGTTCTGATCAATGGCGTCCGGGCGCATACGTCGGCAATGCTGAACATCAACGGCTCGGTCGGCCGTGGCTCCTCGGCCGTCGACCTCAATACCATCCCCTCGACCGCGCTGCAGTCGATCGAAGTCCTGCGTGACGGCGCCTCCGCGCAATACGGCTCGGACGCGATCGCCGGCGTCGTCAATCTGCGCCTGCGCGAAGCCGACCATGGTGGCGGCGCTACGGTCACCTACGGCATGTACGACACCGACGTCGACACCGCGCGCGACAGCCGCCACGTCAACGGCGAAGGTACGATCACGGCGGCAGGCTGGCAGGGCCTCAAGCTTGGCAACGACGGTTTCATCACGATTTCGGGCGAATACTCGCACCGCGATGCGACGAGCCGTGGCGACGTCGATCCGCGCCTGAGCACCCCGGTTGTAGACAGCCGCTTCGGCGATCCCGAGGCAGCAAGCTACAGCGGTTATGTCAACGCCGCCAAGCCGCTTGGCGATGTGTGGACGCTTTATGCCTTCGGTGGCTATCAGTATCGCAACAGCACCTCGGCCGCCTTCCCCCGCCTGGCGTCGGCAATGTCGGCCTACGATCTTGAGGATATCTATCCCGACGGCTTCCTGCCGCTGATCAACAGCCACTCCAAGGACATGACGGCAACCGGTGGCCTGCGCGGCGAGATTGCCGGCTGGAAGACGGACATCAACGTCAGCTACGGTCGTAACCGGATTGACTACTGGACGCGCAATTCGGCCAACTACACCTACGGCGCGGATACTCAGACCGACTTCTATGACGGCGCGCTGATCTATGATCAGCTCGTGGCAGGCGCGGACTTCTCCAAGGAGTTCAACGTCTTCCAGTCGCTGAACGTGGCATGGGGCGTCGAAGGTCGTCGCGAGAGCTACCAGATCAAGGCAGGTGAGCCCGCTTCGTACGACTATGGCACCGAATACCCCAACGCCACGGCCGGCGCACAAGGGTTCACCGGCTTCTCGCCGGACAATGCCATCGACAAGCACCGCACCAACGGTTCGATCTACGCTGACATCGAAGCGCAGGTAACGAACAAGCTGTTTATCGGCCTCGCAGGCCGCGGCGAAGACTATTCGGACTTCGGCAAGACGGCGACCGGCAAGCTTTCGGCTCGCTACGACTTCTCGCCGTCCTTCGCGATCCGCGGTACCGCTTCGACGGGCTTCCGCGCACCTTCGCTGGCCCAGCAGTACTTCACCTCGATCGCCTCTGTCATCGACACCACGACCAACGACACCGTGCTGACCGGAACCTTCCCGTCGACCTCGTCGGTGGGTGAGGCCCTGGGTGGCAAGGCGCTGAAGCCCGAAAAGTCGACCAACCTCTCGGCCGGTTTCGTGTTCCGCACAGGCGGCTTCTCGCTGACTGTTGATGGTTATCGCATCCATGTGCGCGATCAGATCGGTCTTTCCGAGCTGCTCTATGCCAGCACCAACGCGGAAGTTGCCGCGCTGCTTCAGCCCTACGGCGTTTCGGCAGCGCGCTTCTTCATCAACGGCCTGGCATCGACCACGCAGGGCATCGATGCGGTTGCCCACTACAAGTGGAACACCGACAAGGCTGGCACCTTCGACTTCACGCTGGCGGGCAACGTCAACCAGATCAAGGTCACCAAGGTCCCGACCCAGACATCGACCGTCACTACCGCGACGCTCTTCGCGCGTACCCGCATCCTGACCATGGAAGAGGGTACGCCGGGCGAAAAGGTCACGGGAACGATGGTGTGGAGCAAGGGCAAGATCGGCCTGACCGCACGCGAAACCTACTACGGCAATGTCGTGGAACCGGGTTCGACCGCGGCCAGCGACCTGGATACCGGCAAGAAGTTCATCACCGATCTCGAGCTGCGCTACCAGCCTACGGACTCGGCCCTTCAGCTGGCATTCGGCGCGAACAACGTGTTCGACGTCTATCCGAAGAAGGTTCCGGCCTCGCTCAATTCGACCGGTGTCGTCGCTTTCCCGTACTACTCGCCGTTCGGGTATAACGGGCGTTACCTTTACGTGCGTGCCAGCCTGAACTGGTAA
- a CDS encoding gamma-glutamyltransferase family protein, translating to MAPFPVFLYSQGFRGDPHLRAFLLSAGSLASGLALALSSLAPAGAEAPVAPQSETAKPVQSGFARHAMVAAANPLATEAGVAVLKRGGTAIDAAVAIQTVLGLVEPQSSGLGGGSFMVYYDARTHKVTAYDGREFAPAGATNRLFVDDQGKPIPFYDAVLGGISTGVPGAIAMLDQAHRDHGKLSWASLFDQGEKLASDGFVVSPRLAKMIASKAPQAKAPDAVRYFTKADGQRYVAGDVLKNPAYAHTLGLIAKFGASGLLTGPVAQDIVARLHEGPRPSTMTLADLAAYRPTVKPALCEPFLGYVVCTPQAPSGGPGLQMALGILNHTDIAKRNASDEKAWFEFAQASRLAYADRDRYVGDPAFVKVPLAGLLAPNYLAKRAALVGEKAGPVTFGQPEGAPDYATDKTLEPGGTSHFIVVDQYGNVLSMTTTVESIFGSGRMVDGFFLNNQLTDSSFSPSDPDGVPAANAPAPGKRPRSSMAPAIVLKNGRFYAAAGSPGGSAIQAYNLKALVAILGWKMSPQDAVALPNLVAKGDKFNADPFPADIMKGLADRDMPLDTARGEESGIQAIIVKNGGYLGGADPRREGRARGF from the coding sequence ATGGCCCCCTTCCCTGTTTTCTTATATTCTCAAGGCTTTCGCGGAGATCCCCACTTGCGCGCCTTTCTTTTGTCAGCCGGTTCCCTCGCCTCAGGTCTCGCTCTGGCCCTGTCCTCTTTGGCGCCTGCCGGGGCAGAGGCCCCCGTCGCGCCGCAAAGCGAAACGGCCAAGCCCGTTCAATCCGGTTTCGCGCGCCATGCGATGGTCGCCGCCGCTAATCCGCTGGCGACCGAGGCGGGTGTTGCCGTCCTCAAGCGTGGCGGCACCGCGATCGATGCAGCCGTCGCGATCCAGACCGTCCTGGGCCTTGTCGAACCGCAGAGTTCCGGCCTCGGCGGTGGCTCGTTCATGGTCTACTATGACGCCAGGACCCACAAGGTGACGGCTTACGATGGCCGCGAATTCGCGCCTGCCGGAGCCACCAACCGCCTGTTCGTTGACGATCAGGGCAAGCCCATTCCCTTCTACGATGCCGTGCTCGGCGGGATTTCGACCGGGGTTCCGGGCGCTATCGCCATGCTCGATCAGGCGCATCGCGACCACGGCAAGCTGTCCTGGGCCAGCCTGTTCGATCAGGGTGAAAAGCTTGCGTCCGATGGCTTCGTGGTCAGCCCGCGCCTTGCCAAGATGATCGCCTCGAAGGCACCGCAGGCCAAGGCGCCCGATGCCGTGCGCTACTTCACGAAGGCCGATGGCCAGCGCTATGTCGCGGGCGATGTCCTGAAAAACCCTGCTTATGCACATACCCTCGGCCTGATCGCCAAGTTCGGCGCCTCCGGCCTGCTGACCGGCCCTGTCGCACAGGACATCGTGGCGCGCCTGCACGAAGGTCCGCGTCCCAGCACAATGACGCTGGCCGATCTTGCCGCCTATCGCCCGACGGTAAAGCCCGCGCTGTGCGAGCCTTTCCTCGGTTACGTGGTCTGCACGCCGCAGGCACCTTCCGGTGGTCCCGGCCTCCAGATGGCACTGGGAATCCTCAATCACACCGACATCGCCAAGCGTAATGCGAGCGACGAAAAGGCGTGGTTCGAATTCGCGCAGGCAAGTCGCCTCGCCTATGCCGACCGCGACCGCTACGTGGGCGACCCCGCTTTCGTGAAAGTGCCGCTCGCCGGATTGCTCGCGCCGAACTACCTTGCCAAGCGTGCCGCGCTGGTGGGCGAAAAGGCGGGGCCGGTGACGTTCGGCCAGCCCGAAGGCGCGCCGGACTATGCCACGGACAAGACGCTTGAGCCGGGCGGAACCAGCCACTTTATCGTGGTCGATCAGTATGGTAATGTCCTGTCGATGACGACGACGGTGGAATCGATCTTCGGTTCCGGGCGTATGGTCGATGGTTTCTTCCTGAACAACCAGCTGACAGACAGTTCGTTCTCACCCAGCGATCCCGATGGCGTTCCGGCGGCCAACGCACCTGCTCCCGGCAAGCGTCCGCGTTCCAGCATGGCGCCTGCTATCGTGTTGAAGAACGGCCGCTTCTATGCCGCTGCGGGATCACCGGGCGGAAGCGCGATCCAAGCCTACAACCTCAAGGCCCTTGTCGCGATTCTGGGCTGGAAGATGAGCCCGCAGGACGCCGTGGCGCTGCCGAATCTTGTCGCCAAGGGGGACAAGTTCAACGCCGATCCGTTCCCGGCGGACATCATGAAAGGCCTTGCCGACCGCGACATGCCGCTCGACACCGCGCGCGGAGAAGAGTCCGGCATTCAGGCTATCATCGTGAAAAACGGTGGTTATCTGGGCGGTGCCGATCCGCGTCGCGAAGGCCGCGCCCGCGGTTTCTGA
- a CDS encoding sigma-70 family RNA polymerase sigma factor, with amino-acid sequence MGDTRAKLDWYKSVILPHQAALRSRLVRIVTGGQDADDMVAEVLCRAWTVIEWERVIHGRAYLYNIARNLVIDEARRNKVVSFEQIADAELLQADTSLEGQLQARSELRWLHNFLPELPIQARRAFHMRRVQEKSVAEIAEVMGLSVSTVEKHLAKALALIMQARRQREEFGGEPTGSGRTERAEIEETAARHAVRYPDADDHERAEIMAWVDENPFHAVAYAQAESAWQDAERLKALGPRFDDAAKRRDVPADLVEPDDFPVTDSDVRPGRSSRRGVILSGVAVAALLGAWPARHLFGPRGERIETRFGEVRTLQLDDGSTLHLNTDSAVEVAFTGDRRFLRLLRGEGTFDVAHDPDRPFEVETGDSITRAIGTSFTLRRQSDRVDLTVTEGVVSVRDASRYAQVPAGSGARIVDGAAIVPARLTSLEIAQRTSWQDRMLVFDGLTIGEAAAQFNRYRAKPLRVNDPAVAQMRIGGRFGLNESDVFLDALQSGFGVNITREADGSVEIGT; translated from the coding sequence TTGGGCGATACACGCGCCAAGCTGGACTGGTACAAGTCTGTCATTCTGCCGCATCAGGCCGCGCTGCGCTCGCGCCTCGTGCGGATCGTGACGGGGGGCCAGGACGCGGACGACATGGTCGCCGAAGTGCTGTGCCGGGCCTGGACCGTGATCGAATGGGAACGCGTGATCCACGGCCGCGCCTATCTCTATAATATCGCCCGCAATCTCGTGATCGATGAAGCGCGGCGAAACAAGGTGGTTTCATTCGAGCAGATTGCCGATGCCGAACTGCTGCAGGCGGACACCAGTCTGGAAGGACAGTTGCAGGCGCGCTCGGAACTGCGCTGGCTGCACAATTTCCTGCCCGAGTTGCCGATCCAGGCCCGTCGCGCATTCCATATGCGCCGGGTTCAGGAAAAATCGGTGGCCGAAATAGCGGAAGTGATGGGGTTATCCGTTTCTACCGTAGAGAAACATTTGGCCAAGGCACTTGCACTGATTATGCAGGCGCGCAGGCAACGCGAGGAATTCGGCGGTGAACCAACAGGTTCCGGGAGAACGGAACGAGCGGAGATCGAGGAGACGGCTGCACGACACGCAGTTCGGTATCCTGATGCGGACGATCACGAACGGGCCGAAATCATGGCCTGGGTCGATGAAAATCCGTTTCATGCCGTAGCTTACGCTCAAGCAGAAAGTGCGTGGCAGGATGCCGAGCGCCTGAAGGCGCTTGGTCCCCGTTTCGATGATGCGGCAAAGCGCCGCGACGTGCCGGCCGATCTTGTCGAGCCGGATGATTTTCCCGTCACCGATTCGGACGTGCGCCCCGGTCGCTCGTCGCGCCGTGGTGTCATACTCAGCGGAGTAGCCGTGGCAGCCTTGCTGGGCGCGTGGCCAGCGCGCCACCTCTTCGGCCCGCGTGGAGAGCGTATCGAAACGCGTTTCGGCGAAGTCAGGACGCTCCAACTCGACGATGGCAGCACGCTGCATCTCAACACCGATTCCGCAGTCGAAGTCGCCTTTACCGGAGACCGTCGCTTCCTGCGTCTGCTGCGTGGGGAAGGCACCTTCGACGTGGCGCACGATCCCGACCGGCCTTTCGAAGTCGAGACCGGCGATTCGATCACCCGCGCCATCGGCACCAGTTTCACGTTGCGTCGCCAGTCCGACCGGGTGGATCTGACCGTGACCGAAGGCGTCGTCTCGGTTCGCGATGCCAGTCGCTATGCGCAAGTTCCGGCGGGAAGCGGTGCGCGGATCGTCGATGGCGCAGCCATCGTACCGGCAAGGCTGACGTCGCTGGAAATCGCGCAGCGAACCTCGTGGCAGGACCGTATGCTGGTGTTCGATGGCCTGACGATCGGTGAGGCCGCAGCCCAGTTCAACCGCTACCGCGCAAAGCCGCTCCGGGTCAACGATCCCGCCGTCGCGCAAATGCGTATCGGCGGCCGTTTCGGGCTCAACGAATCCGACGTGTTTCTCGATGCCCTGCAATCGGGCTTCGGCGTGAACATCACGCGGGAGGCGGATGGATCGGTCGAGATCGGCACCTGA
- a CDS encoding STN domain-containing protein: MAEAPDAAQQAHVHPYRIEAQPMAQALTRFSEQSNLRILFPFEGVQAMRSRAVKGRLDDREALERLIAGTALRIASMRDNVVVLSLPRSAGAVSAGAAPGDTDNLPVSPRHGLSRPITAQGGPAPANRSSSPASGFPTAVRRWAADTPRRPLA, from the coding sequence ATGGCCGAGGCACCCGACGCCGCGCAACAGGCGCACGTTCACCCGTACCGGATCGAGGCCCAGCCCATGGCGCAAGCGCTCACCCGATTTTCGGAGCAATCGAACCTGCGCATCCTGTTCCCGTTCGAGGGCGTGCAGGCGATGCGATCGCGCGCGGTCAAGGGACGGCTTGACGATCGCGAGGCACTCGAACGCCTGATCGCCGGAACCGCGCTGCGGATCGCCAGCATGCGCGACAATGTGGTGGTGCTCAGTCTGCCGCGCAGTGCCGGCGCCGTTTCCGCAGGAGCAGCGCCCGGCGATACAGACAATCTTCCTGTGAGCCCGAGGCATGGTCTTTCCCGGCCGATCACCGCGCAGGGCGGCCCTGCCCCGGCGAACAGATCGTCGTCACCGGCAAGCGGATTTCCGACAGCAGTGAGGCGGTGGGCAGCGGACACACCACGCAGACCGTTGGCGTGA
- a CDS encoding TonB-dependent receptor plug domain-containing protein, with protein MGSGHTTQTVGVTRKALLSAPPGISGLKMLEYLPGFNVQTDGPLGLYEFGNSVQVRAFNLDEIGFVLDGIPMGRSDAFGAVRSSAMSITRTLRASRPRRGPRTLPSRAIPRWGR; from the coding sequence GTGGGCAGCGGACACACCACGCAGACCGTTGGCGTGACCCGCAAGGCCCTGCTTTCCGCGCCGCCGGGGATTTCCGGCCTGAAAATGCTGGAGTATCTGCCCGGCTTCAATGTCCAGACCGACGGCCCGCTCGGCCTCTACGAGTTCGGCAATTCGGTGCAGGTGCGCGCCTTCAACCTCGACGAGATCGGCTTCGTGCTCGACGGTATCCCGATGGGGCGCTCCGACGCGTTCGGGGCAGTCCGATCTTCCGCTATGTCGATAACGAGAACCTTGCGGGCGTCGAGGCCTCGCCGGGGGCCTCGGACGTTACCCAGCCGAGCTATTCCTCGCTGGGGCCGATGA
- a CDS encoding TonB-dependent receptor domain-containing protein, with protein MLDLPETVAGVPYSNPDYTYYAGLAKNARSDRLYGATLHLEPASGSTLELTSYRENKSGHGVSPDSYANSLIYYTEQAEAGLAVTAPRGVQYGYSGLTGHRQGAVLSASQEIGDHRIDAGAWIESDRYHRTQYRLNLEDGAPDGAVLADEVVYYRRNYRSHRDTLQYWLRDRWTPGQGRLTIEAGIKGLDMRYGLTGYRDFDDYAHADGSPGWGPQSGKAHWSDGFLPSLGALYRLDGERTQVFASYAQNMAMPKGMDTIASTAFASTSAFAPIPKAERAQNFEVGIRTKQPCFYAVATLYHTYFSNLISALSVTAPGDASEVETYYVNVGAVEAHGAEASATVKPAFLGDKAYFTGTLTYSDATFLDDLPATTVSAATAIRGKRLPDSARWIVSGSATVEPTRWSLLGVSARYTGKRFADYANTQSVGGQLVVDAYAELGHPAGSARSRTCACASTSTMCSTAMRCPSSIPPCPERPPIGRCLRARCN; from the coding sequence GTGCTCGACCTGCCAGAGACCGTGGCGGGCGTGCCGTACTCCAATCCCGACTATACCTACTACGCAGGCCTTGCGAAGAACGCGCGCAGCGACCGCCTCTATGGCGCGACGCTGCATCTCGAACCCGCATCCGGCAGCACGCTGGAACTGACCAGCTACCGCGAGAACAAGAGCGGCCATGGCGTTTCGCCGGACAGCTATGCGAACTCGCTGATCTATTACACCGAGCAGGCCGAAGCCGGGCTCGCCGTCACAGCACCGCGCGGCGTGCAGTACGGCTATTCGGGGCTTACCGGGCATCGCCAGGGCGCCGTGCTCAGCGCCTCGCAGGAAATCGGCGATCACCGGATCGATGCCGGAGCCTGGATCGAGAGCGACCGCTATCACCGCACGCAGTACCGGCTCAATCTGGAAGATGGCGCTCCGGACGGCGCGGTGCTTGCCGATGAAGTCGTCTATTATCGCCGCAATTACCGCTCGCACCGTGACACGCTGCAATACTGGCTGCGGGATCGCTGGACGCCGGGTCAGGGACGGCTGACCATTGAGGCGGGGATCAAGGGGCTCGACATGCGCTATGGTCTGACCGGCTATCGCGATTTCGATGACTATGCGCATGCCGACGGGTCGCCGGGATGGGGACCGCAGAGCGGCAAGGCGCACTGGTCGGACGGTTTTCTGCCGAGCCTTGGCGCGCTGTACCGCCTCGATGGCGAGCGCACGCAGGTCTTTGCCAGCTACGCGCAGAACATGGCGATGCCCAAGGGCATGGACACGATTGCCTCGACCGCGTTCGCTTCGACATCGGCCTTTGCCCCGATACCTAAGGCTGAGCGGGCGCAGAATTTCGAGGTCGGAATCCGTACCAAACAGCCGTGTTTCTATGCCGTGGCGACGCTCTATCACACCTACTTCAGCAATCTCATCAGCGCCCTCAGCGTAACCGCCCCCGGCGATGCGAGTGAGGTGGAAACCTACTATGTCAACGTCGGCGCGGTAGAAGCGCATGGGGCCGAAGCCTCGGCCACGGTCAAGCCCGCGTTTTTGGGCGACAAGGCCTATTTCACCGGCACGCTGACCTATTCCGATGCCACGTTCCTGGACGACCTGCCTGCCACCACCGTCTCTGCGGCGACGGCGATCCGGGGCAAACGTCTGCCCGACAGCGCGCGCTGGATTGTCTCGGGCAGCGCCACGGTGGAGCCCACACGCTGGTCGCTGCTGGGGGTGAGTGCCCGCTACACCGGCAAGCGCTTTGCCGACTATGCCAACACGCAATCGGTCGGCGGCCAGCTGGTCGTCGATGCCTATGCCGAGCTGGGGCATCCCGCAGGCTCGGCCCGCTCAAGGACATGCGCCTGCGCCTCAACGTCGACAATGTGTTCGACCGCGATGCGCTGTCCTTCATCAATCCCACCGTGTCCGGAGAGGCCACCTATCGGCCGATGTCTCCGCGCACGGTGCAACTGA
- a CDS encoding sulfite exporter TauE/SafE family protein, giving the protein MELVSQWGMPVLMLLAAGVAAGFVAGLFGIGGGFVVVPVLFVMLPLLGAAKSEIAHVAIGTSLATIIISALRATHAQAKRGAVDFEMLKTWAPWIVIGDGVGVWLASRVSSNGLAMIFGVGVALMAVHFLHPVLREKRVSDTLPVGYARVGIAGGLGAFSSLLGIGGGTIAIIVQTLCGRDIHRSIATASGIGVIIAIPGTIGFMIIGLGSQGLPVGSIGYINLLSVVAISATSIISAPWGVAAAHKIPKHILTPVFGLYLLFVAFTMIRHGLGY; this is encoded by the coding sequence ATGGAGCTTGTTTCCCAGTGGGGCATGCCGGTGCTGATGCTGCTGGCGGCAGGTGTCGCAGCCGGTTTCGTGGCGGGCCTGTTCGGTATCGGCGGCGGCTTCGTGGTCGTCCCCGTGCTGTTCGTGATGCTGCCGCTGCTGGGCGCGGCGAAGTCCGAGATCGCGCATGTCGCGATCGGCACCTCGCTGGCCACGATCATCATTTCCGCCCTGCGCGCCACCCATGCGCAGGCCAAGCGCGGCGCGGTCGATTTCGAGATGCTCAAGACCTGGGCGCCGTGGATCGTGATCGGTGACGGCGTGGGCGTGTGGCTCGCCTCGCGCGTGTCGAGCAACGGTCTGGCGATGATCTTCGGTGTCGGTGTCGCGCTGATGGCAGTCCACTTCCTGCATCCCGTGCTGCGCGAGAAGCGCGTGTCCGACACGCTGCCGGTGGGCTATGCCCGCGTCGGCATCGCCGGTGGCCTTGGCGCCTTCTCCTCGTTGCTGGGCATCGGTGGCGGCACCATCGCGATCATCGTGCAGACGCTGTGCGGCCGCGACATCCACCGTTCGATCGCGACCGCCTCGGGCATTGGCGTCATCATCGCCATTCCCGGCACCATCGGCTTCATGATCATCGGTCTTGGCTCGCAAGGGCTGCCGGTGGGCTCGATCGGCTATATCAACCTGCTGTCGGTCGTTGCCATCTCGGCGACCTCGATCATCTCGGCGCCCTGGGGCGTGGCCGCAGCGCACAAGATCCCCAAGCACATCCTGACGCCGGTCTTCGGGCTCTACCTGCTGTTCGTCGCCTTCACGATGATCCGCCACGGGCTCGGCTACTGA